A window of Dysidea avara chromosome 1, odDysAvar1.4, whole genome shotgun sequence genomic DNA:
CTCAACATCCAGGTTACGACGACAGATGTCGTAAATAGCTTCATTATCAACCATGAAGGCACAATCAGAGTGCTCTAAAGTGGTATGGGTGGTCAGGATGGAGTTGTATGGCTCAACAACAGCAGTGGAGATCTGGGGAGCTGGGTATACTGCGAACTCCAATTTGGATTTCTTACCATAGTCAACAGAGAGACGTTCCATCAACAGGGAAGCAAAACCAGATCCAGTACCTCCACCGAAGGAGTGGAAAATGAGGAAACCTTGTAGTCCAGTACATTGGTCAGCCTGAAACACAATCAAATAATACCTCAGCTACAAAATCATTACAGTTGCTCACCAGTTTACGGATTCTGTCCAGCACAAGATCAACAAGCTCCTTACCAACAGTGTAGTGACCACGAGCATAATTGTTAGCAGCATCTTCTTTGCCAGTGATGAGTTGTTCAGGGTGGAACAGCTGACGGTAGGTGCCAGTCCTCACCTCATCTGTGGAAAGGATCGTTTTATGAAATTAATTACAAGGACATGTTGCTTCAGACCTTGGTGCTggaagtgctaataataaatacttatgcacctatcaatattatgccCCACCCCTCCTGGGCAATGTGGGGactgaggtggggatttgaaATATAGTAAGTTCAAATACCTGACATGTTGGGCAACACGGTTCATCAAATCCCTACCCTACCCTTGTTATAGAGCATATGCTGCTTTAGTTGATGAAATAGGCTCAAATCCCCCACAATGGGGCATATTTTCATGTCAAAAGTACATCAAATGCCCCACATTCTCCCACCTATTGTCCGGGAGGGGTATTGGGGCTTAATATCGATAGGTGCATTAAGTTTAAAGGAAAAATccgtttcaccttattgttagctaggttaagtaatcatttaaagtctccagttcttgttaggtaatccaaagactttcagtgctggtcactgtaaagttttaataacaataataatagtaattaataataacaagCGATAGGGGGCTGAATACTAAGTTAGGCAAACAGGCACTGGTCCCTTGATACTCTTACCTACTACAGTGGGTTCTAGATCAACGAATACGGCTCGTGGCACGTGTTTCCCAGCTCCAGTTTCGCTGAAGAAAGTGTTGAAAGAATCGTCGCCACCTCCAACAGTCTTATCTGATGGCATCTGCCCATCGGGTTGAATGCCATGCTCCAAGCAGTAAAGTTCCCAGCAAGCATTTCCAATCTGAACGCCAGCTTGTCCAACGTGGATAGAGATACACTCACGCTGTGAAAAACTAGCAGTATTTACATCGAACACTGCTTCTAGCCTTACCATGTTTATTAGGAGCTAAGTTATATTGACAATGAAACACGAATAGAAGAATAACGACAGTCTGTAACGCGTCTCAATTGAACTGTCACCTTACCACGAGGTTTATATAGGGCCTAGTTTATATGTGGTTGTCATGGCATCGTGGTATACTCGATTTTGATTGGCTAGAATTGAAATCATTGTTGATATAGGGGAATTTGTGACTTGCACATACTCGAAGTATACGGAACACATAAAACCGACCAACATGGGGTGACTGGACAAAACATGAGGTGACTGGACAAAACATGAGGTGACTGGACAAACATGAAAAATCAGTCCTATGGGGTACTCTTATGTATTAACGAAGTTTTGTAAAAGTTTCTAGCGAGATATTTAGTGAGAAAATTCGCTAAGAGGGTGGTTTTGCTCGTGCCCATGCCTGATAGCTACGAACGTTAGTCccgcgcccgaccctaaaaagagggtctggtaaaactgtgtacaaaaatttGAGCTCTGGAACGTTTAGCGAACCCAACAGAAATGCTATGATTTTAAGCGGTaaagtcaccggatgtaattaccGTGAGCCGCGAGTCGTTTGAAATATATGCATTACATATctatttgaaatggagcgatctgattggagccgCCAACATTCCGGCAACGCCAAACTTTTGTATTGCGGATCAATCAAAATCCATTACAGAccaagcaactatgtcctatggcttccgtgaataaaattattttatatgaagctgtaaaaccaacacggatactgttctccacctgatgaataacacatgttgtagttgagacattgaacttctgtttagtgcaaatctgaagtgaaatcctctgaagtatgtacaaattatggtgTGGTTACAAACACTAATTTTAACACTATAATCGATTCTCCTCCTACAGCTAATcgtgaaactccccaaaaatttTTTCAGTGACTTGTAATAacattatctttaaaagtatggaaatAGATTTTTAGGActgactactatggcttcaaaagaggaAATAACtttttcatagaaaattttGAGAGTTCAGTAGCTCAATTCTTCtacttccatacttttgttacaaacatacttaggtagcagatgacaaagtttaAGAAGCGTAGAATTAAAACTGAAactagatccaaaatttgtagaattctCATTCTTTTGGTCtaaatactaaactgagtcttaaagtcagtacttctaactggagatggtgatttttaattaccacaaacacatctgatacaaaggggatggaaagcaagcacagatcaatgaaaaccaagattttgcatgtgaagccatagaATTTACAGCATGCTATCTGAGTAACATGCAATTAGTTATTCATGCCTGTATCTTATTCAGTAGACCAGAGGTTGCGATAGACGGTTCTTTCACTGACGAATAGCATACGCGATACTGGCTTCTTCAGCAGGCTTTGCTATTAAACATGATGTGTTGCCAAACGATTTGGTCTACTGATACAGGCAGGAGTAATTGTGAATTAGATAGATGGCTGCAACTTAGTTTAAAACTGAGTCTATATTAAATGGCTTTTGATTGATTACTTTTCATTGaccttaattttttttttgacaCGGTCACGCAATGTAcagtacacagtttcaccagaccctctttttagggtcagAGGCCATGAGGCTACCTTACTGTTTAAGTTTCGGAGTTTAAACTACTGACACGATGCCATGTTGAAGTCGAGGTTTCTACTGAAGAAGCAACCCgattttgtaattgaacacgACTTGTTGTTAACTGGTTCACAGCAATGTTGTGTAGGGAGTTTGAGCTCTGAAGCTGTAGCAGTGAGGCTGTTATGCCAATGTCCGTATCGGGCATGAGCACGACAAAACCACCCTCTTAGTGAATTTTTTCACTAAATATATCTTGCTAGAAAGCTTTTAAAAACATTAGCAACCAATGCTAAACCTTTAATATATAAGAGTACCTGATAGAACTACTTTTTCATATTTCCCTCCTCTTCTTTTGCTGGAGTAACTGCTACAGCTGGGGAGTTGGCGAAGGACGAAAGACATCAAGATATTGTAAAGGAAGCAGGGTGTGAATTTATTCCCCTTGTAGTGGAAACATTTGTCATTGAGACCACACGCCAAATGTTTCCACCGCGAGGGGAATAAAGTCACCCCTTGCTTCCTTTACAATATCCCGATGTCTTTCATCCTACAGCTGCAGCAGTAGTATCTTAAAATCATCCTGGCATTGTTTGATCAAAGTGACACTGCCAGTTGTTGCAGCAAGTTCTTACAGACCACTCGAGTAGAAACACCACTTCTTGCTGTGTTGTGATCAGCAATAGAGAAAAGAAGTTATTTAAGCTtcaaggctttacagcactaAAGTTATTACAGAAAATACGTTTGAAAAAGTGGAGGACTTGAAGTGCATAAGTGGTCAGTAGAAACAATATTTCTTGCTGTGGTGTGATCAACAATTGAGTAAAGCATAAAGAGACCACATATGCACTTCAAGTTCTTTACTCTATTGCTGATCACACCATAGTGAGAAGTGGTGCTTTTACTTGAGTGGCCAGTAAGAACTTGCTGCAACAATTGTCAGTGTCAGGCGTAGGTATAAGTTAACTTGTAGTTTAGTTTGGTAGGTAgttgtaattttttgtttaCTTTAAATATACAATGGGAAAAATATATTTTATCCATTGACTGCTGAGTTTTATACGTCCAGTCATGGTCCAGTGTCGTAAATTTTCGTGACACATGAAAAACTATAAATATGTGCAATTTACAAATTCCCCTATACTGTACTGTGCAACATTTTGTGCGGGTTTCTCAAGATCCTTTTATATTATGTCAGTGTGTTGGCAATTAAAATGGCTGACTTACTTATTATCATTTACATTGTCTCCGTAATAATTTCTTCTGTATTAGTTTTGTAGCTGTAGTCATACTGTTGACATTTTTGTATTTATTGTGTCTTGGCAAGAGTCTTGGGACAGAACAGATCAGAAAGATGTGGTATATTTGCATATCAAACAAGGCCTTGGAGCAGTTGCATGTGACACTCACAAGTATGTTCCAAGTACTGTATGCCATTTAGCTTCAGTAGCTATTCCACTACTATATATGGTACTTGACCACTGTCCAAGTCCAGTTTTTCAGATGAAAGCTTGTCCTCAAGTCAAGTTCACATGCGGCCGTCAAACTGTATGTGCGTGCTATTAGTACAGAAATTGGTAAGAATGAACTCAGATGTAAATGTTAACATGCCAAATACAAGCAGTTATGTTATTACAATGGCATGCCTATCAGCCTTTGTGATTACTAGAGCCTTTAACTTTGGGCTGACATGAGGCTATGatcacagtgaaacctgtgtattaaggaaaCCTTATCAACATGTTTCACTGTACCACCATAGCCcctagctacaacacactgaatgcATTGGTCTGATATTTGTTAACATGGTGAGATTTTACCTTTGGTGAAATGTACATTGTGGCCAGTCTCTTTTCTATTTGAAAAGTGGAACTATCTGCATCATGTTCTCAATCACTCAACAAGCTTCAGGCTTTCACTGGCAAGTTATTACGTATAATAAcaggaatggaatggaatcACCAAACTTTAGTGCTCGCTGCTTAGTTTCTTCATCATGCAGTTGTGTGTTTACTTGTGCTAAACCTCACGAGTATGACACGTTGTTTGTTATGGGGATcgtactactctaatagaacaatcggtTGAAGCAATCACTAATAGCTTCAGTTGTAGTTAGCTGCCAAATATTTGGATTCTCCTCCTGTCCTTAAGTCAATGTTCATACACTGAAACATTAAACTAgctaattatgcaaaaaaaatacTTGGACCCGGTATCATATCGGTGGCTTTGACATACTAATGAACTAGCTAGTTTGAATACTATGAGTCATGTAGCTGTTATCCAGCTGATTATGTCCAGGGGATTAGAATTCACAATAAAGTACTTAGTTAAGTACAGTATTAAGATAAATCTCTAATAGCAAATTACTGCTCTTGCAAGTGACTTAGAGCTAATAATGGAGGGAGTTCTCTTATTGCTCTGTTGATAAGTTCTTTGAATTATTTTTCTAGAGGTCCAGTAGTTAATATGATAATCATTATGGTGGGGATCCTACACATATGCAAGCATTagtcatactgtacatgtgaacACTATACAGCTACATCATATGAAATACAGGAGGAGAATAAAGACTACTACATAGCCAGTATTGCATTggtagctgattgctctattagagtaattcgatCTTCAAAACAAACATCGTATCACAGTCAGTCATGATATTATGTGAAGTATAATAAACTGTACAACTGAAGGAAGCAAACAGCAAGCATAAAAGTTTggccattccgttccgttcctgATTCCGGTTATAACTTCCCGCCTTCACCATAAGATATTTTCCTGCTCTTGCAAATTCCTGCATACCAGTATACCAGTATATAGGTACAAAACTGTACATATTTATGTTCTCAACACTGTCCATTACTTTAATGCTGTACTACACAAAACCTGTGTGACAATAAATTATTTAGCTGTATTCTACCAATCAACctttattttattaattatttacacAGGATGGACACTTGTGGAGCAATGAATTCCTGTGTTGTTGGTAAGCAAAATGTAAAGCATTGATAAGTGGTCACAACGCTGTTGGCCATTCACCAACCAATATCAGTATTTGGCCAACTATTGCATCCTTCTAGATGGTGATAGTAGCTATCTCTTACTTTGAGCCAGACTACCCTGTACTTGTTATGGTGGTCATACCGTGTAGCCTTGAAACATTTTACGGCATGCTTCATGACCTCAGCAAACATATATACCTTTACCTGTCAGATTATTTGTTGAGACTTACCTATGTGCTCACATGCACTCTGTGACAGTTTGTGTTACAGTATTATGTGCATCGATTGTTATTTACACAAACACAAGATCTGTGTCCACAATGAAaattacatcacacacacacactcagtCAATACCCAGCATTGTAAATGTAGCTGACAAAAATACAAAACATCATACCAGAGAGATGTTCTTTATAGGATAGAATTAATGTATAACAGGGAGAAGTGCTACACCATACAGTAAGTAATCAGATAAAAATATAGATTTGTGCTTAAAGAATACACATTTACTATTACTTGCCATTCAGCAAAACCTTTCATGTCCCCGAGTGGGGATGTCTTGCCATGTACAATAGGCTATCATGTCCTCGGTGGATCGGGTAACAGTCACATCAGAGAAATGCATTGCCCACATTCGGTGATAACTAACTCCCATACAAAACACCATTATCTTGCACTTCAGTTTAGCGTGCTTGCGTACCTTGATCGTGAAATCTTCACCGAGACGGCCAGAAGTGACAGCTCTACTGTCTACACCAGCTATTCTGCTTTTAAGAGCCCCAACAGCTTCGTCTATGTTGGTCGTAGTGAAGAGATGGACATGTGGGTATTTCTTACGCAGGTACAATTGTATTCCAGTGTTTTCAGCATTGTTAATGTTTACATCTACCCAGACCACTACTTTCTGTGCTGGATTAGCACATTTCATTGCTTCCTCTAACTTTTCTTGTAATGCTTTGATTTCTCCCTGCAAGTCAGCTTTAATTCTGCTCTTCTCTTCAAGCAACTTTTCATTGTGTTTTTGATTTTCAAGCAATTTGTCAATTTCTTTTTGCTTCTGTTGTAGTTGTTCCTCTTTTGCCATTAATAGTAACTCAGCTTGATTGTCAACTTCAAGGGATGCCATTTTGGCTTCAACTACTTTAACAGAATTATGAGTAGATGATTTAACTGGTGTAGATATCCTTGGTAGACTATCCTTTAGCAGTTTCAACTGCTTGCAAACTTCAACCATACTAGGTCGTTTGGTGAAATTATTTTGCAGACAATCTAAAATGATTGGACGTAACATTTCGGCGTCTCGTAGCTTGTTTAAGTACTCATCTCTCCTCTGTGCCTCAGTTAAGTACCGCATGTCTTGAGTCTCCAGGTCAATAACCATAAATTCTGTGGGTATAGGCCAGTCTTGtgcacctgtatgtaatgttagTACGCCAAATGAGAACACATCCAAAGATGTGGTATATTTGGGACTCTTGCCAAGTGCTTCTGGTGGCATGTACGCTGGTAGACCAGGTGCTGTTGTCATTTTAGCCGGCTGGTGTTTATCAAGGATCTTAGCCATTCCTAGGTCAGTGACTTTAGCGGTCAATGATCTGCTTAATAAAATATTATTGGCTGTCAAGTCACGGTGAATGATAGGAGGTTTATGTGAGTGTAGATACCTCAAACCGAGTGATGAATCATGAAGAATTGAGATTTTAACATCCACTTCTAAATCTCCAGCAGTCTCTAAATATCTGCTTAGACTGGTGAACATCAGCTCCATCACAAGAGCAGGTAGAAGGGAATTTGGCGGGTAATAAAGACCCAGAAACTGTACTAGATTAGGATGCCTCAGTACACTATTTGCCTCGCATTCTGCAAAAAAGTTCTGCGACAGTGCTTGTAGCTCCTCAGGGTTGGCGTATTCCAAGAGCACAGAATGGATTCGCTTAGCCGCACAGATAGTTCCATTCCACAACACTTTGTACGTTACTCCATTTCCACCTTTACCAATTTCTTCACCAGTTGGCTCTATC
This region includes:
- the LOC136238268 gene encoding uncharacterized protein codes for the protein MAGASSVLAGMLLTGIEPTGEEIGKGGNGVTYKVLWNGTICAAKRIHSVLLEYANPEELQALSQNFFAECEANSVLRHPNLVQFLGLYYPPNSLLPALVMELMFTSLSRYLETAGDLEVDVKISILHDSSLGLRYLHSHKPPIIHRDLTANNILLSRSLTAKVTDLGMAKILDKHQPAKMTTAPGLPAYMPPEALGKSPKYTTSLDVFSFGVLTLHTGAQDWPIPTEFMVIDLETQDMRYLTEAQRRDEYLNKLRDAEMLRPIILDCLQNNFTKRPSMVEVCKQLKLLKDSLPRISTPVKSSTHNSVKVVEAKMASLEVDNQAELLLMAKEEQLQQKQKEIDKLLENQKHNEKLLEEKSRIKADLQGEIKALQEKLEEAMKCANPAQKVVVWVDVNINNAENTGIQLYLRKKYPHVHLFTTTNIDEAVGALKSRIAGVDSRAVTSGRLGEDFTIKVRKHAKLKCKIMVFCMGVSYHRMWAMHFSDVTVTRSTEDMIAYCTWQDIPTRGHERFC